Below is a genomic region from bacterium.
CATATTCAACATCTTTTTTTGATATCTTTGGCATAATTATTTATCCTCATCGCTTTCAAGCTCTGTGTTCCAATATGCTGTGTCAATAAAATGCTTCCAGCTTTCATGATGCATAGTTTTTATATTAAAGTGCACAAGATATTGCCACCTAGGTTCCTTCGGAGTCTGAATCAGTTTCATTCCAGCCTGTTGCGGGGTTCTTCCCCCTTTGTGGAGATTGCAGTTCATGCAGGAACAAACTACATTTGTCCACACGCTTTTTCCTCCAAGCACTTTAGGAATTACATGGTCTATATTGAGGTTCATGATGTCAAACTTTCGGCCACAATACTGACATATATTTTTATCCCTTTGGTAAATATTTTTTCTATTGAATTTTATAGATGAGCAGGGTAGTTTCTCATAGAGTAGCAGAAGTATGACTTTTGGGATCCTTATTGTAAAGGAAATGGTGCGTATAACTTCCTCATACTTTTCAAAAGAGGCTGATAGATCCTTCCAATCTTCGAAATTA
It encodes:
- a CDS encoding HNH endonuclease, encoding MLDANVLVLNRLWQAVNICTARRAFSLLYTGQAQVINVEEGKFSAFNFEDWKDLSASFEKYEEVIRTISFTIRIPKVILLLLYEKLPCSSIKFNRKNIYQRDKNICQYCGRKFDIMNLNIDHVIPKVLGGKSVWTNVVCSCMNCNLHKGGRTPQQAGMKLIQTPKEPRWQYLVHFNIKTMHHESWKHFIDTAYWNTELESDEDK